A genomic segment from Lutzomyia longipalpis isolate SR_M1_2022 chromosome 3, ASM2433408v1 encodes:
- the LOC129792990 gene encoding adenine phosphoribosyltransferase, which produces MYSAEDNARIELIKKHIGEYPDFPKKGIIFKDVFTALSSGEVCRAVKELFLSYIKSSCPDIDAVVGLDARGFLFSLLIASELSIGCVPIRKKGKLPGETYSVEYQLEYGVDVFQLQKSALKPGQKVLIVDDLIATGGTLEAATKLIEKSGAVVVECLAIMELTPLKGRDKLKNYKVHSFIQYDED; this is translated from the exons atgtATTCCGCGGAAGATAACGCACGTATTGAATTGATAAAGAAGCACATCGGAGAGTATCcggattttcccaaaaaggGTATCATTTTCAA agACGTTTTTACTGCTCTGTCTTCCGGAGAAGTCTGCAGGGCTGTTAAAGAGCTCTTCTTGTCCTACATTAAATCCTCATGCCCAGACATTGATGCTGTGGTGGGTTTGGATGCCAGGGGGTTCCTCTTCTCGCTCCTGATTGCTTCAGAACTCTCCATTGGCTGTGTCCCAATACGGAAGAAGGGAAAACTTCCCGGAGAAACGTATTCTGTGGAGTATCAGCTGGAGTACGGAGTGGATGTGTTCCAGTTGCAGAAGAGTGCCCTCAAACCCGGGCAGAAGGTTCTCATTGTGGATGATTTAATAGCAACCGGAGGGACTCTCGAGGCGGCAACGAAACTCATTGAGAAATCAGGAGCTGTGGTCGTTGAGTGTTTAGCCATAATGGAGCTGACTCCCCTAAAGGGACGAGACAAGCTCAAAAACTACAAAGTACATTCCTTCATTCAGTATGACGAAGATTGA